The genomic stretch ttattgaatgagcactgtgcgatgtctgaactgattgcactgtatcttacgtattcactgtattttatctaaaatcattttctattttaactgttttaaattcattttaaataagtcaacttttaaatcattttcaaagttttaaaattgcttgtttttttattatttttcttcatgattattttaatgtaaagcactttgaattaccattgtgttgTGCTATATACaataaattgcttgtttttttattatttttcttcatcattattttactttcttttatgttaagcactttgaattaccattgtgtacgaaatgtgctatataaataaacttgccttgccttgcctaaattcTTCTTATTACTCCAGTATTTTCAAGACatataaacaaatctttgaatctATTTCGTTTCATCCCTTGTTCTCTGaagaatatcttaaattttattttcttccatttccTGCCATTTCTGCctgtatttgttgtatttattgcTTCTAAACAAGACATGTTCTACATCTTCCTTGGTTTAACATTTTGTACATAATCTATTACTCTTCCCTATTGTCTGCAATGTATCATTCAATTCAGTATGACCTAATCACAGCCTTGAGTATACTACTTCTTCTAGCCTGTTTGCCATATTTATCCTTTTTACTCCTACTTTTGCTTGGTTTATATGATAATGTTTAGCTTTAGACTCAGACTCCCATTCTTTTTGCCATATTTGCATTATTTCCTGTTTAATCTTGGCTTTAATCTCTCCTTTTCccattgaaatattaatttctacTTGCTCTTTTTCCAATGCTTCTTTTGCTATCCTAGCACTTACTCTactatttactgtttttatttaataaaagggTGAGCTACATGTGTCCTCCTAGTGGCTAGTTTGAACATAACATAAACTTAACTGTGTCAGTAGGTGACTATTACAAAGCCAGCTCGCTCTGTTTCTCCATCGGCgccttctttgttttgttttgttttgttgttgttgtttttttttgttgttgtttttttttgtacattgtacttttcttgaaaaataaatgtaacgaAGTTGAttactttagttttattctactcaagtaaaagtaccacaatttaattataaaaaatgaaaaatgtactcaagtactgtaacgaaagtatttgtaattagttactttccacctctactCTCAGGGAAACGAGGTCACAAACGTAACCAGAGCCGTTTTCCCCTCTGGGATGATGGCAGCATCATAGAAACAGCATTGAACCACAAAATAAAAGCTAAGGGCAAGTAAACAGTCCTTCACTGAACATCTAGCAACCTGACTGCCATCTGTCTTGGTAAAAATAGCGTGTTGAGTAAGTGTTGGTTTATTAGACAAGCAAAATGCCTGTATTTTtgttgctacttttttttttttttttgatatgtagTGATAAAACAGTTTAGGATTATGGTGTGTTGCCCTATGGAAATATTCAGATGACAAGATTTGCATTTATGAACCATGTATACAGATTATACAGACAGAATCATGCAACTGAAGATGAAAAGCCATTTAACTATTTATACTATAAAGTGCTCATAAATATCTGAAACGTTGTATGTATTTTCCTCATAGTGGAATGCAGTTGTACCAAATGACATGTTTTTGATGACAATGTCTGCTTGTTACTCTATACAAATGATTTTGCAGGGCAGCCAATGGACAACCTGACtttcacaaacagcattctcCTCATGGAGGGACTAACAGTTACACCTCAAACTTCCTATCCTGTTTTCATCCTGCTTCTGTTGGCTTATGTCTTTATTGTGGTTTCCAACACTGGACTCATAATTCTGATTTCAACCGAGAAAAACCTACATCATCCTATGCACTTTCTGTTCTGTAACTTGCCACTAAATGATATAATGGGGACCACTGTCATTTTGCCACGCATAATGCATGATATTTTCAGAGAAACTTCAGAGCGATATATGACATATGCAGAGTGTGTTGTACAAGCttattttgtacatatttatgCTATAGCATGCCATTATGTGCTGATGATCATGGCCTTTGACAGATATGTGGCTATATGTAATCCACTGCGATACACAGCTATAATGACCAATAAAATGGTGGTTAAACTATCAGCATCAGCCTGGGGGCTGTCAGTATTCATAGTTTCAATTCTGTTAGGTCTCACTATACGCCTCTCTCGTTGCAGATCCAAAATTGAAAACCCTTTCTGTGACAATGCCTCACTGTTTAAACTGTCCTGTGAAAATGTGGTTGTTAATAATATCTTTGGAATAGTTTATACTGTGATTGTTTTTACCTTTTCACTTGGGTCTGTATTTATAACATATGGCAAGATTGCTACTGTATGCATAACCAGCGAGAACAAATCACTGAACAGTAAAGCCATAAAAACCTGTGTCACTCACATATCTGTTTATATAATCATGTTTGTTTCTTGtgctagttttatttttcttcatcgTTTTCCTGAATACTCTGAAAGCAGGAAACTAGCTAGTATGGTCAATATTGTACCCCCAGGACTAAATCCATTAGTATATGGTTTACAAACCAAAGAAATAAGACAgaaatttttacatattttttgtagaaaaaaggTGAATCcttaatcaaattatatatatatatatatatatatatatatatatatatatatatatatatatatatatatatatatatattctttattcttttttttttaaatgccaactGTATTGTATACTTTTGTACATCATACACATCTCTGGGAAAAAAAAGTTCTCAATATTGGATGCATGCATTTTATCTATGTTATTCTTTTCCTTGATTGCCAGTGAATATATTGGAAAAACAGTAGCACTTTATCTTACactaattttagtatttatataatttctgtaattaagTATTTCTCACCATTTAAAATACATCTATTTGGTAGtagtttacaataaaaataagcaGTTAATGCTTGTATAGGAGGGTCGTTTTAGCTGTATATTTTATAGGTGCcctagaatgcaaaaatcacttttataaggtgtttgaacacagttgtgtggcagcaaccagcctataatggtaaaaatccacccactcattgttttaaaatTCCAATACATAATAAACTGTCTCTCCACACTAGCAATTCCAGATTTGTATAGAcctttcatattaaatattttcaatacataTTACCAGCAAGGTACAAGTTGTAAGTACCATAGGGAAAGGGAAAGTACTGCATAGAATCAGAATCACGTTTATTGCcaagtactgtatgtatacatgtacgaggaatttgtcttggtaaaTTGGTGCTtgacaaagacaaaagaaaaacaagaatacataataaaacaatgagataaagaatttaaaaaaaaaaacacatgtaaaagcTATACAATAAGAGCAGAAAAAATCAGGaagata from Cyprinus carpio isolate SPL01 unplaced genomic scaffold, ASM1834038v1 S000006769, whole genome shotgun sequence encodes the following:
- the LOC122144830 gene encoding olfactory receptor 146-like is translated as MDNLTFTNSILLMEGLTVTPQTSYPVFILLLLAYVFIVVSNTGLIILISTEKNLHHPMHFLFCNLPLNDIMGTTVILPRIMHDIFRETSERYMTYAECVVQAYFVHIYAIACHYVLMIMAFDRYVAICNPLRYTAIMTNKMVVKLSASAWGLSVFIVSILLGLTIRLSRCRSKIENPFCDNASLFKLSCENVVVNNIFGIVYTVIVFTFSLGSVFITYGKIATVCITSENKSLNSKAIKTCVTHISVYIIMFVSCASFIFLHRFPEYSESRKLASMVNIVPPGLNPLVYGLQTKEIRQKFLHIFCRKKVNP